The following proteins are co-located in the Cryptococcus neoformans var. grubii H99 chromosome 1, complete sequence genome:
- a CDS encoding cellulase, producing the protein MFAFTYIAALLSLISVLPSALAGPTAGTTYAISPNQHPSMCLAPAHGWEGTDVVLKDCDEDDTTWLWTGQSFQNTATNFCIDIRDSGAWSGNKAQVWGCFSYNTNQQFSVEESMIHWNGFCWDLTDGSSSAGTKLQIWSCYSYNDNQQWTFTEIEEVDECDATSITETATIMSTSTASVSDLSTSTASASASNITEAVTASESLTASATDSDYQVNPPASAIESAYESINATASVAESGYESINATASATLSASDTLSAETSTATNSSIGEGLWSPHKSSSVSSDDWSSETATDSNTKWWATSTSSDSWASATASASNPWQNASQSDSWNSTSTASNPWETAVSSSQAWNETSTDSWGASATATATTSDSYGNATSTSASSAITATATVGTISSGYLQTSGTKIVDSDGNEVILRGTNIGGWLVLEDWMCGITDNSGTSDRFSLSTLENRFGTDQARTLVEAWAENWLTTNDFDELAAIGFNVIRLPFSFRTVQNADGSWRDDAFTRMDWAIAEAKARGIYTIVDFHMWPGQEADYSAISENTDEGQSQRDAVGEIWKKVATHYLGESSICAFDVINEPTGSYGDYLQQDLYKAVRSVDSDRIIIHESISTDPSTYGWTNVIYSLHEYDMMGSDLSSNKATWANGVQAYIDLWHGYNIPFMLAEFMADGETLDFMLNSMNSQGISWLTWAHSTVNMGRWGIWNHEAFNVDVSSDSYDTIYNTWTNMPSTFHTSIYDQMKAAATGSTNVSRKRDLAPAARTTKRLHGSHGGRSRRNGVAHAVRGAAGVSI; encoded by the exons ATGTTTGCCTTTACCTATATCGCCGCTCTCTTATCCCTTATCTCTGTCCTCCCCTCAGCACTCGCCGGTCCGACTGCTGGAACTACCTACGCCATTTCTCCTAATCAACACCCTTCCATGTGTCTCGCCCCTGCCCATGGTTGGGAAGGGACAGATGTTGTGCTTAAGGACTGTGACGAGGATGACACCACCTGGTTGTGGACTGGCCAGTCGTTTCAGAACACGGCGACCAACTTCTGCATTGATATCCGAGACTCCGGAGCGTGGTCAGGAAACAAGGCTCAGGTTTGGGGCTGTTTCTCTTACAACACCAACCAGCAGTTCAGTGTTGAGGAATCTATGATTCATTGGAACGGCTTTTGCTGGGATTTGACAGATGGAAGCTCTTCGGCTGGTACGAAGCTTCAGATCTGGAGCTGTTACAGCTACAACGACAATCAGCAATGGACGTTTACAGAGAtagaagaggtggatgagTGCGATGCCA CGTCGATCACGGAAACAGCCACCATCATGTCGACTTCTACTGCTTCTGTCTCTGATCTTTCTACCTCCACTGCCTCTGCGTCTGCATCAAACATCACTGAAGCTGTCACCGCTTCCGAATCTCTCACCGCGTCAGCTACCGATTCTGATTATCAGGTCAACCCCCCTGCCTCTGCGATTGAGTCTGCCTACGAGTCCATCAACGCTACTGCTTCTGTTGCCGAGTCGGGCTACGAATCCATCAACGCGACCGCCTCTGCTACTCTCTCTGCTTCTGATACACTCTCCGCCGAGACGTCTACAGCCACCAATAGCAGCATCGGTGAGGGTCTTTGGTCCCCACAcaaatcttcttccgtctcctCCGATGATTGGTCTTCCGAAACTGCTACCGATTCCAACACCAAGTGGTGGGCTACTTCCACTAGTTCCGACTCCTGGGCGTCTGCCACCGCCTCTGCTTCCAACCCTTGGCAGAATGCTTCCCAATCTGACTCCTGGAACTCCACCAGCACAGCGTCTAACCCCTGGGAGACTgctgtttcttcttctcaggCCTGGAATGAGACTTCCACCGACTCTTGGGGTGCCTCTGCTACTGCCACTGCTACCACATCTGATTCTTACGGGAATGCCACTTCTACTTCCGCGTCTTCTGCCATCACTGCCACCGCTACTGTTGGCACCATCTCTTCTGGCTACCTCCAGACTAGCGGCACCAAAATTGTCGACTCTGACGGCAACGAGGTGATCCTCCGCGGTACCAACATTGGTGGCTGGCTCGTCCTTGAAGACTGGATGTGTGGTATTACGGACAATTCTGGAACTTCTGATCGATTCTCACTCAGCACTCTCGAGAACCGATTTGGTACCGACCAGGCCAGAACTCTTGTTGAGGCTTGGGCTGAGAACTGGCTGACCACTAATGACTTTGACGAGCTCGCCGCCATTGGGTTCAACGTCATACgtctccctttctctttccgaACTGTCCAGAATGCCGATGGCTCGTGGAGAGACGACGCCTTCACCCGTATGGACTGGGCTATCGCTGAGGCCAAGGCTCGGGGTATCTACACCATTGTCGACTTCCACATGTGGCCTGGCCAGGAGGCTGACTACTCTGCCATCTCTGAAAACACCGATGAAGGACAGAGTCAGCGAGACGCTGTTGGTGAAAtctggaagaaggttgCTACCCATTATCTCGGCGAGAGCAGCATCTGTGCCTTTGATGTTATTAACGAACCTACTGGTTCTTACGGCGACTACCTCCAGCAGGATCTTTACAAGGCTGTAAGGTCTGTTGATTCTGAccgtatcatcatc CACGAGTCAATCTCTACCGACCCCTCTACCTATGGCTGGACCAATGTCATCTACTCTCTTCACGAGTACGACATGATGGGCTCCGACTTGTCATCCAACAAGGCCACCTGGGCTAATGGTGTTCAAGCTTATATTGACTTGTGGCACGGCTATAATATCCCCTTCATGCTTGCCGAGTTCATGGCCGACGG TGAAACCCTTGACTTCATGCTCAACTCCATGAACTCTCAAGGCATTTCATGGCTCACATGGGCTCACTCTACCGTCAACATGGGACGGTGGGGTATTTGGAACCATGAAGCTTTCAACGTTGATGTTTCTTCCGACTCTTACGACACCATTTATAACACCTGGACCAACATGCCCAGCACTTTCCACACCAGCATTTACGACCAAATGAAAGCTGCCGCTACTGGCTCTACAAACGTCAGCAGGAAGCGAGATCTCGCCCCTGCTGCGAGAACTACCAAGCGTCTCCATGGTAGCCATGGCGGTAggtcaagaagaaatggTGTCGCCCACGCTGTTAGGGGTGCTGCTGGTGTCTCAATATAA